CAAGGAACCCGCCGAGGAAGATGAGGAGGGGGACCTGCTGCGCCAGGTCTTTTCCTGTGCCTGCAACGACTCCGAGAGCCGCGAGGCCAAGGACCATGCCGCCGAGGACGAGCGGGTCGCTCGTGAGGACGGCGAGGATGACGACCGCCGCGACGCCGCCGATCTTCGCGACCGGGTTCATGCGGTGGAGGACGCCTGTGCCGTTCCTGTACTGGAAGATCTCCTGCATGTCTCCGCTCTGTGTATGGTGTCTTCGACGACCTGTCCTTTTTCCATCCTGATGGTCCGGCCGGCATACCGCGCCGCAAGTCCGTGGTCGTGGGTGACCATGACGACGGCCTTCCCCTCCCTGCAGAGGCGCTGCAGGTGGTCCATGACGATGCCCGCCTCCTCGGGCGCAAGCCCGGTGGTCGGTTCGTCGAGGACGATCACCGCGGGGTCCATCGCAAGGACGCAGGCAACGGCGAGGCGCTGCCTTTCGCCGCGGCTGAGGTGGCGGGGGTAGGCGTCCTTCCGCGCAAGGAGGCCGACTGCCGAGAGGGCCGCCCGTGCCGCCCCTGCCGGGTCGGGGACGCCGGTGTTCCGCGCCCCGAAGAGGACCTCGCGCTCTGCCGTCTCCTCGAAGAGCATGGTGTCCGGGTTCTGGAAGACGAGGCCGACCTTCCGGGCGAGGGCGGCGACAGGGTGCTGTTTCGTGTCCATGCCGCAGACCTCGACCATTCCCTTCTCTGGGAGGAGGAGGCCGTTCAGGTGCCTGATCAGGGTGGTCTTTCCTGAACCGTTCTCGCCGGTGATCGCCACGCACTCCCCTGCCCTGACGACAAGGTCGATGGGGCCGAGGGAAAAACCGCTGCCATAAGAGTGGGCGAGGCCGGCGATCCTGATCGCGGGCTCTCCGGCCGGTGCGGCCTCTGCCCGCCTCCCGGCCGGAACCGGTGACTGGCCTGCCCTGG
This portion of the Methanofollis sp. genome encodes:
- a CDS encoding ABC transporter ATP-binding protein; translated protein: MIRLDGLTYTYPGAEAPALKGVDLTVGAGELVLLTGPTGAGKTTLCRAAGGVLAHGYGGTMEGKVRIAGKDAAAYRGMEDVASVAGMTFDDADAQLILSTVEEEIASACGEGTDTAEILAMMGLLHLRERAPHTLSGGEKQRAVLGAAIAGMRAVLILDEPAAELDPAHVARVAGILAALKEKGTAILLAENTPGPFAAIADRVVRLEGGRVAARAGQSPVPAGRRAEAAPAGEPAIRIAGLAHSYGSGFSLGPIDLVVRAGECVAITGENGSGKTTLIRHLNGLLLPEKGMVEVCGMDTKQHPVAALARKVGLVFQNPDTMLFEETAEREVLFGARNTGVPDPAGAARAALSAVGLLARKDAYPRHLSRGERQRLAVACVLAMDPAVIVLDEPTTGLAPEEAGIVMDHLQRLCREGKAVVMVTHDHGLAARYAGRTIRMEKGQVVEDTIHRAETCRRSSSTGTAQASSTA